One part of the Salinivirga cyanobacteriivorans genome encodes these proteins:
- a CDS encoding helix-turn-helix domain-containing protein, with the protein MIYTCKSFMVLIQQKSIVLLQKHNRLRIIYSLYDMSFGKTIATQRKKKGISQGQLAKMVGTISVTIGRYERNEIKPSIDIAVKIAEALEVSLDYLTGKTTFELDNSIIKRVVEIQNLPEEDKKHILYTLDGLLQNVRTKQAFSK; encoded by the coding sequence ATGATTTACACATGCAAATCTTTTATGGTTTTGATACAGCAAAAAAGTATTGTACTTTTACAAAAACACAATAGATTACGCATTATATATAGCTTATACGATATGTCATTCGGCAAAACAATAGCAACACAGAGAAAGAAAAAAGGAATTTCGCAAGGTCAGCTTGCGAAAATGGTAGGCACTATAAGTGTGACAATTGGCCGATACGAAAGGAATGAAATAAAACCGTCGATCGACATAGCTGTCAAAATTGCCGAAGCACTGGAAGTCTCTCTTGATTACCTTACCGGAAAAACCACTTTCGAACTGGACAACTCGATCATTAAGCGAGTCGTTGAGATTCAGAACCTACCCGAAGAAGACAAAAAACACATTCTTTATACGCTTGACGGCCTTTTACAAAACGTCAGGACAAAACAGGCATTTTCTAAATAA
- a CDS encoding CHC2 zinc finger domain-containing protein, whose protein sequence is MQIPDIKKRLPIMSVLAHYGIKMNKNDHIICPFHKDDKPSCKIYTDTNTYNCFGCGKTGDVIQFIQDKENCSKHAALKIATELANGSTTENNHKNTDVMGIASKRAAEAENFAELFNRQKDGLPRSHKAQEYLKNRGLEQLQEVGYNSGVNWKKLKQCITFPLKDKSGNIVSLYGRRITESNGYNAEFGKHYYTENRKGLYPGCPDANTETLIITEAIIDCASLQLVINNEQLAMKGISVLTAYGTNGLTAEHIEAIKQLKNLQEIIFFFDGDIAGKEGIIKSTEKLQHLKCKITAVPTPDGEDVNSMFITYGKEAILQLIEERQPANPESNQSSGNQINIPIEVQTQCIASQRLKTDLPNKIIHQTPTARYIIKGSLPKTFDRMLVSLDVQHLETAIKYRCRLNLYEEKQTRKEAREASEKLDLRSDLVENDLSELTDLLEEYRDNQLQQITEETSSDKALSLAVQAQCKTFLSKPELITRINKLIGQSGIVGEENNRLFLFIIGTSHKMKDTLHALIQGSSGSGKTHLLSKIAALMPSERVVKFTRVTENSFYNYDEFFFKNKLICLEDIDGLKEEALFAWRELISNNQLSSSTSQKDENGNIRSAQRIVRGPMASICATTHGAIYEDNMSRLFIIAVDESGEQTKRIMDYQKQKAAGLIDAEKEKEATELLQNIVRMLKPCKVVNPFAYQIHLPEKAHKIRRLNELYLAFVKQVTIINQYQRKRDAQGRIITETEDLLTANEIMFDSIFLKVDELDGSLRQFYEELKNHIKTKSNPEQYEFMQREIRHALNISKSQLQRYINDLVELEYLQQMGGYQNRGYKYKILWWDDIAKLREDVKQYLKNQIDRLENNNQ, encoded by the coding sequence ATGCAAATCCCCGACATCAAAAAACGGCTGCCTATAATGAGTGTTTTGGCGCATTACGGCATTAAAATGAATAAGAATGATCATATTATATGCCCGTTCCACAAGGACGACAAGCCCAGCTGCAAGATTTATACAGACACTAACACTTACAACTGCTTTGGCTGTGGTAAAACCGGCGATGTAATACAATTTATCCAGGACAAAGAGAACTGCAGCAAACACGCTGCCCTGAAAATAGCCACAGAACTGGCCAATGGCAGCACAACAGAAAACAACCATAAAAACACCGATGTAATGGGGATTGCATCCAAGCGGGCTGCGGAGGCCGAAAACTTTGCCGAACTATTTAACAGGCAAAAAGACGGCCTCCCACGCAGCCATAAAGCACAGGAGTATCTCAAAAACCGTGGGCTGGAACAATTACAAGAAGTTGGCTATAACTCAGGAGTAAACTGGAAAAAGCTCAAACAGTGCATTACGTTCCCATTGAAAGACAAAAGCGGAAACATTGTAAGCCTGTACGGCAGGAGAATAACAGAAAGCAATGGTTATAACGCAGAATTTGGCAAACACTACTACACCGAAAACCGCAAAGGACTTTACCCGGGTTGTCCGGATGCAAATACAGAAACGTTAATCATCACCGAGGCTATTATCGACTGTGCCAGTCTCCAATTAGTAATTAATAATGAGCAATTAGCAATGAAAGGCATCTCCGTATTAACCGCCTATGGTACTAATGGACTTACTGCAGAGCATATCGAAGCAATAAAACAATTAAAAAACTTACAAGAAATTATTTTCTTTTTTGATGGTGATATAGCCGGAAAAGAAGGTATAATTAAAAGCACCGAAAAACTACAGCACCTAAAATGCAAGATTACAGCCGTGCCAACGCCCGATGGCGAAGACGTAAACAGTATGTTCATAACTTATGGCAAAGAAGCCATATTGCAACTCATCGAAGAACGGCAGCCTGCCAATCCTGAATCTAATCAATCATCTGGCAATCAAATAAATATCCCTATAGAAGTACAGACGCAATGCATTGCGTCTCAACGGTTAAAAACAGATCTTCCCAACAAGATAATCCACCAAACCCCCACCGCCCGCTACATCATCAAAGGCAGCCTGCCGAAAACCTTCGACCGCATGCTGGTAAGCCTTGACGTGCAGCACTTGGAAACCGCCATAAAATACCGCTGCCGATTAAATTTATACGAAGAAAAGCAAACAAGGAAAGAAGCAAGAGAAGCAAGCGAGAAACTGGACTTACGCAGCGATCTGGTAGAAAACGACTTATCAGAACTAACCGATTTACTGGAAGAATACCGGGACAATCAACTGCAACAAATCACCGAAGAAACCTCAAGCGACAAAGCTTTAAGTTTGGCAGTACAAGCGCAGTGCAAAACATTTTTAAGCAAGCCCGAATTAATCACCAGGATCAATAAACTGATCGGCCAATCGGGCATCGTAGGCGAAGAAAACAACCGTTTGTTTTTGTTCATTATCGGTACGAGCCATAAAATGAAAGATACGCTACATGCTTTAATACAAGGCAGTTCGGGCAGCGGAAAGACGCACCTTTTGAGCAAAATAGCTGCACTGATGCCAAGTGAAAGAGTCGTAAAATTTACCCGCGTTACCGAAAATAGCTTTTACAACTACGATGAGTTTTTCTTTAAAAACAAACTCATTTGTTTAGAAGATATTGACGGACTTAAAGAAGAAGCCCTTTTTGCATGGCGTGAACTGATTAGCAACAACCAACTAAGCAGCTCCACCAGTCAGAAAGATGAAAACGGAAATATCCGCAGTGCCCAACGAATAGTAAGAGGTCCAATGGCAAGTATATGTGCCACTACACACGGGGCAATCTATGAGGATAATATGAGTAGGCTTTTTATTATTGCGGTGGATGAGAGCGGTGAGCAGACTAAGCGAATTATGGATTATCAGAAACAAAAAGCTGCAGGGCTGATTGATGCAGAGAAGGAAAAGGAAGCAACGGAACTACTGCAAAATATTGTTAGAATGTTGAAGCCTTGCAAAGTGGTAAATCCTTTTGCTTATCAAATCCATTTACCCGAAAAAGCCCATAAAATAAGGCGGTTGAATGAACTGTACTTAGCCTTCGTAAAACAAGTAACCATCATAAATCAGTACCAAAGAAAAAGGGATGCACAAGGGCGAATCATTACCGAAACCGAAGATTTACTGACCGCCAATGAAATCATGTTCGATAGTATATTTTTAAAAGTTGACGAGCTGGACGGCTCACTCAGACAGTTTTACGAAGAACTGAAAAACCACATTAAAACCAAATCCAACCCCGAACAATACGAATTTATGCAGCGGGAAATCCGACATGCTTTGAATATCAGTAAAAGCCAGTTACAACGGTATATTAACGATTTGGTGGAGTTGGAATACTTACAGCAAATGGGCGGTTATCAGAACCGGGGCTATAAATACAAGATACTCTGGTGGGATGATATTGCAAAGTTGCGTGAAGATGTGAAACAGTATCTTAAAAATCAAATAGATAGATTAGAGAATAATAACCAGTAA